A single window of Flavobacterium aestivum DNA harbors:
- a CDS encoding rhamnosyltransferase, producing MNIYCVIVCYNPDVDNLFRICQALLFSKTNVVLVDNTIDCYIKDLSEDLGVDLINLNENYGIAKAQNIGIRYAIDRDAEILVFFDQDSEIDNYFISNLTSPLIRNQPMVVSPVFYDKEHGFRFPSYKLNSFGLLKEIEFPDNDEIYTADVIISSGSLASKEVFDIVGFMNEDYFIDFVDTEWSLRCHSKGVPILVNPKAKMTHTIGDRSINLHFIRLFIHSPLRSYYKVRNSFLFMRNVDVPFLMGLKEIVSALVHNLLVILLVKGKREYVVNYFQAIWDGLLNKKGKKDKI from the coding sequence ATGAATATTTATTGCGTTATTGTTTGCTATAATCCGGATGTTGATAATTTATTTAGAATCTGTCAGGCTTTATTGTTTAGTAAAACAAATGTGGTCTTAGTGGATAATACTATAGATTGTTATATAAAAGATTTATCAGAAGATTTAGGAGTTGATTTAATAAATCTTAATGAAAATTACGGTATAGCAAAAGCTCAAAATATTGGGATTCGATACGCAATAGATAGGGATGCTGAAATCTTAGTTTTTTTTGATCAAGATTCAGAAATTGATAATTATTTTATCTCTAATTTGACAAGTCCCTTAATAAGAAATCAACCAATGGTTGTTTCACCTGTATTTTATGATAAAGAACACGGCTTTCGATTTCCAAGTTATAAATTAAATAGTTTTGGATTACTTAAAGAAATTGAATTTCCAGATAATGATGAAATTTACACTGCTGATGTTATTATTTCTTCAGGTAGTTTAGCTAGTAAAGAAGTGTTTGATATTGTTGGATTTATGAATGAGGATTATTTTATTGATTTTGTAGATACAGAATGGAGTTTACGATGTCATTCCAAAGGCGTTCCGATTTTAGTTAATCCGAAAGCAAAGATGACTCATACTATTGGGGATAGATCTATAAATTTACATTTTATTAGATTGTTTATACATAGTCCTTTAAGATCCTATTATAAGGTAAGAAATTCATTTTTGTTTATGAGAAATGTAGATGTACCTTTTCTTATGGGGTTGAAGGAAATTGTATCAGCATTAGTGCATAATTTATTGGTAATCTTATTGGTAAAAGGTAAAAGGGAATATGTCGTTAATTATTTTCAAGCAATTTGGGATGGTTTATTGAATAAGAAAGGAAAAAAAGATAAGATATAA
- a CDS encoding glycosyltransferase family 4 protein: MKKNILFVGHDTSLFGANQSLINMISSIKDAGEDVIIITVFPDRGLICNQFDDLGLEYKIVKYKTEASDPNKSLKARFLNFLRFVNKITLNALALRKLRRIVKLNNITIVHSNSSIVAIGEDLAKLEGIKHVWHLREYIDLDHDLGILGGLKKHKERIQKAKNIICISKGIAKHFDIENKAFILYNAVRKEKNNVLEKNKVNYFLFCGSLVKNKGIEEAILAFTLVYHFDKNINLLIAGSGSSEYENFLKEMVIQRNLQNNVQFLGFRKDTDKLMRNALALLMCSENEALGRVTIEAMLNFCIVLGFNNAGTAEIISDGVNGLLYEDRNHLATYMKRIISGDVRDLDIIRTNAYDFANNVFLEKQFGMKLMNYYSNL, encoded by the coding sequence ATGAAGAAGAATATATTATTTGTGGGGCATGATACTTCTCTATTTGGAGCAAATCAATCATTGATTAATATGATTTCTTCTATTAAGGATGCAGGTGAGGATGTAATAATTATAACTGTTTTTCCTGACAGAGGTCTTATTTGTAATCAGTTTGATGATTTGGGCTTAGAGTATAAAATCGTAAAATATAAGACTGAAGCAAGTGATCCAAATAAAAGTCTTAAAGCTAGGTTTTTAAATTTTTTAAGGTTTGTAAATAAAATAACGCTTAATGCTTTAGCTTTAAGAAAGCTCAGAAGGATTGTTAAATTAAACAACATTACTATTGTTCATTCGAATTCAAGTATAGTTGCTATTGGAGAGGATTTAGCAAAACTTGAAGGAATTAAACATGTTTGGCATTTGCGAGAATATATTGATTTGGATCATGATTTAGGGATTCTTGGAGGATTAAAAAAGCATAAGGAAAGAATTCAGAAAGCCAAAAATATTATATGCATTTCTAAAGGAATTGCAAAACATTTTGATATTGAGAATAAGGCATTTATATTATATAATGCAGTGCGTAAAGAAAAGAATAATGTATTAGAGAAAAATAAGGTAAATTATTTTTTATTCTGTGGATCACTTGTAAAAAATAAAGGAATTGAAGAAGCTATTTTAGCTTTTACTTTAGTTTACCATTTTGATAAAAATATTAATTTATTAATCGCGGGTAGTGGATCATCCGAGTATGAAAACTTTTTAAAAGAAATGGTAATCCAAAGAAACTTACAAAATAATGTTCAATTTTTAGGTTTTAGAAAGGATACTGATAAATTAATGAGAAATGCTTTAGCTTTATTAATGTGTTCAGAAAATGAAGCTTTAGGGAGAGTTACTATAGAAGCTATGCTTAATTTTTGTATTGTTTTAGGTTTTAACAATGCTGGAACAGCTGAAATTATTAGTGATGGAGTAAATGGTTTGTTATATGAAGATAGAAATCACTTAGCTACTTATATGAAAAGAATTATAAGTGGAGATGTTAGAGATTTAGATATTATTAGAACAAACGCATATGACTTTGCAAATAATGTCTTTTTAGAAAAACAATTTGGAATGAAATTAATGAATTACTATTCTAATTTATAA
- a CDS encoding acyltransferase, whose amino-acid sequence MVIKILNKIGQIYKNNILKKIYVKKIISQAGMIKGKISVNNPSSVSANTYLGNNVNFNGMQILGEGKVEIGDNFHSGSGCVIITHYHNYNNGTAIPYDNTYYYKDVTIQDNVWLGNNVTILGGVTIGEGAIVQIGSVVTTNVPPMAIAGGHPCKVYKYRDIEHYTKLKNLEKFN is encoded by the coding sequence ATGGTTATTAAAATTTTAAACAAGATCGGTCAAATTTATAAAAACAATATATTAAAAAAAATATACGTCAAGAAAATAATTTCTCAAGCAGGTATGATTAAAGGAAAAATTTCTGTCAATAATCCTTCATCTGTTTCTGCTAACACCTATTTAGGGAATAATGTGAATTTTAATGGAATGCAAATTTTAGGAGAAGGAAAAGTTGAGATTGGAGATAATTTTCATAGTGGAAGTGGTTGTGTTATTATAACACATTATCATAATTATAATAATGGTACAGCGATACCTTATGATAATACTTACTATTATAAAGATGTTACAATTCAAGATAATGTATGGTTAGGAAATAATGTTACAATCTTAGGTGGTGTAACTATTGGAGAAGGAGCAATTGTCCAAATAGGTAGTGTAGTGACAACTAATGTTCCCCCTATGGCGATTGCGGGGGGGCATCCTTGCAAGGTATATAAATATAGAGATATTGAGCACTATACTAAATTGAAAAATTTAGAAAAATTTAATTGA
- a CDS encoding O-antigen polymerase, producing the protein MNFNLNKRVNLIFMIFFILSLLFPATVFNKLMFVIIMAFTIINYKIYKLNTFSPFIVFCIFLYGFIFSFFNIVDKGLALQFFLSILVLFLIYPIFKYKIDIDGIVKISGLIMAIYTGISFLILVVFMDLPLSGPYYVFFNDYSSGSNGLREFAEEGTLSFHIGTAPFLYLPFCLFVISYIDKKKISSLLSLIVIFITIFISASRGLILSCIIATIFIIFFKSNLRSKILFLSLSIPLIIISISYLLTTTTIFDSREESNSIKIGHYESFIDHINFFNFFLGEGLASYYYSKGSQSMKAHTEITPLDMLRYFGFIITPILYLVIILPTKRIASYLGSNSLYVILCLIYVVNSFTNPTMFNSYGLLLILWYWYKILNTSNVSSEQIVYV; encoded by the coding sequence ATGAATTTTAATTTAAATAAAAGAGTTAATCTTATTTTTATGATTTTTTTTATTTTATCATTGTTGTTTCCAGCAACAGTGTTTAATAAATTGATGTTTGTAATTATTATGGCTTTTACTATAATTAATTATAAAATATATAAATTAAATACATTTTCTCCGTTTATTGTTTTCTGCATTTTTTTGTATGGGTTTATCTTCTCTTTTTTTAATATTGTAGATAAGGGATTAGCATTACAATTTTTTCTCTCTATTTTAGTATTATTTTTAATTTATCCAATATTTAAATATAAAATTGATATTGATGGGATAGTTAAAATTTCGGGTTTAATTATGGCTATTTACACAGGAATTTCATTCTTGATTTTAGTTGTATTTATGGATCTACCTCTATCAGGTCCTTATTATGTTTTTTTTAATGATTATAGTTCAGGGTCTAATGGACTAAGAGAATTTGCAGAAGAGGGAACGTTAAGTTTTCATATTGGAACTGCTCCTTTTTTATATTTGCCCTTTTGTTTATTTGTTATTTCTTATATAGATAAAAAAAAAATCAGTAGTCTTTTATCTTTGATTGTTATATTTATAACTATTTTTATTAGTGCTTCCAGAGGTTTGATTTTAAGCTGTATAATTGCAACAATATTTATAATTTTCTTTAAATCAAATCTTAGAAGCAAAATACTGTTTTTGTCACTATCTATTCCATTAATAATAATTTCAATTTCTTATCTATTAACAACTACAACTATTTTTGATTCAAGAGAAGAATCAAATAGTATAAAAATAGGACATTATGAATCTTTTATTGATCATATAAACTTTTTTAATTTTTTTTTAGGTGAAGGATTAGCTTCATATTATTATTCAAAAGGATCTCAAAGTATGAAAGCACATACTGAAATAACACCATTAGATATGTTGAGATATTTTGGTTTTATAATTACTCCAATATTATATTTGGTTATTATTTTGCCTACAAAAAGAATTGCCTCTTATTTAGGTTCTAATTCCTTATATGTTATATTGTGTTTGATTTATGTTGTTAATTCATTTACAAATCCCACTATGTTTAATTCTTATGGTTTATTATTAATTCTATGGTATTGGTATAAAATACTAAATACGTCAAATGTTAGTTCAGAACAGATTGTATATGTCTAG